The Gracilimonas sp. genome includes a region encoding these proteins:
- a CDS encoding GIY-YIG nuclease family protein, with product MPRDKDLYVYILTNKHHTVLYTGVTSDLVNRVWKHKNKQIKGFTKRYNVDKLVYFEGPGDPIYAIEREKQIKAGSRQKKIDLINEMNPEWKDLYHEIIPKNYKEPVIARSRCC from the coding sequence ATGCCAAGAGACAAAGACCTTTACGTGTACATCCTCACCAATAAACATCATACCGTATTGTATACAGGGGTAACCAGTGACTTAGTAAACCGGGTGTGGAAGCATAAGAACAAGCAAATCAAAGGCTTTACCAAAAGATATAATGTGGACAAGCTGGTTTACTTTGAAGGACCCGGTGATCCAATCTATGCCATTGAAAGAGAAAAACAAATTAAGGCTGGATCACGACAGAAAAAGATTGATTTGATTAATGAGATGAACCCGGAGTGGAAAGACCTTTACCACGAGATTATTCCTAAGAACTATAAAGAACCCGTCATCGCGAGGAGCCGGTGTTGTTGA
- a CDS encoding DUF72 domain-containing protein, protein MKFGKVDNPGDIDFTLPPDHPDTLRVLNQRGNSDFNAYVGCAKWNKKDLKGFYPRGTKDELEYYSRQFNSIELNATFYGNKGPEQSETWAEKTPDDFKFFPKVVNTISHFKRLKNIEAPLEEYLHGMRGFGDQLEMIFLQLRDDFKPKDFDRVQRLVEIWPDDIPLAIELRHTDWYNDAAVASQVYQLFEEYGVANIITDTAGRRDLLHMRLTSPVAFIRYVGANHASDYDRLDDWVERLKFWKEQGLEKLYFFVHQNLEKESPMLSKHFIKAINKELGTNLDIPGEAEQGDLGL, encoded by the coding sequence ATGAAATTTGGTAAGGTAGATAATCCCGGCGACATCGATTTCACCCTCCCTCCTGATCACCCCGACACCCTGCGGGTTTTGAATCAAAGAGGCAACAGTGATTTTAATGCTTATGTGGGTTGTGCCAAATGGAATAAGAAAGACCTGAAAGGGTTTTATCCTCGCGGAACCAAAGATGAACTGGAATACTATTCCCGGCAGTTTAATTCTATTGAGCTGAATGCCACGTTTTATGGAAATAAAGGGCCGGAACAGTCAGAAACTTGGGCTGAGAAAACACCGGACGACTTCAAATTCTTTCCCAAAGTGGTAAATACCATCAGTCACTTTAAACGATTAAAGAATATTGAAGCTCCACTGGAAGAATATCTCCATGGAATGCGGGGGTTTGGAGATCAGCTGGAAATGATTTTCCTGCAGCTTCGTGATGATTTCAAACCGAAAGATTTTGACCGTGTGCAACGACTGGTGGAAATCTGGCCGGATGACATTCCGCTTGCCATCGAATTACGACATACGGATTGGTATAATGATGCTGCGGTAGCGAGTCAGGTTTATCAGTTATTCGAAGAATACGGAGTAGCCAATATCATTACAGACACTGCCGGGCGCCGGGACTTACTGCATATGCGGCTTACTTCCCCCGTAGCTTTTATCCGTTATGTGGGCGCCAATCATGCAAGCGATTATGATCGGCTGGATGATTGGGTGGAACGGCTCAAGTTCTGGAAAGAGCAAGGACTCGAGAAGCTATACTTCTTTGTGCATCAGAACCTGGAGAAAGAATCGCCTATGCTTTCCAAGCATTTCATCAAAGCCATAAACAAAGAGCTGGGAACAAATTTGGATATCCCCGGCGAAGCCGAACAAGGTGATTTGGGGTTGTAA